The genomic region AAGAATTTTACCTTGATAACGGGCTTAAAGTAGTTTTAGTTGAAAGGAACATCCTACCTACTGTTTCAATACAAATCTGGTATAAAGTAGGAGCAATTGACGAAGTCGACGGTAAATCAGGTGTAGCACATTTCCTTGAGCATATGGCATTCAAGGGAACAAAAAATCTAAAACCTGGTGAATTTTCCAAAATAATAAGAGCACTAGGTGGGAATGATAACGCAGCAACATCATGGGATTACACTATGTATTACGTAGATATACCATCTGAGCATACTATAAAAGTACTAAAAATGATGAAAGAAGTAATGTTTGATATAGTTTTTGATGAAAAGGAGTTCAATAGCGAAAAGAAAGTAATACTAGAAGAAAGAAGAATGAGATACGAAGATAATCCTTTTGGACAATTCTTCGAAGACTTTATAGCAAAATCATTTAAGAAAATAAATTACAGAAGACCAATAATAGGATGGGAAGAAGACATAAAAAATCTCAAACTCAACGACCTAGTAGAGTTCTATAACATTTACTATTCACCTAAAAATGCTATGCTCGTAGTAGTAGGAAATATCCAAAAGGAAGAACTAAAAAGACACATAAAAGAAATATTTAACGAAAGCTCAAAAAATCTTACACAAGTCGAGAAAAAGGTTGAAAATATATCGGAGTTCAACACTGGAAAAGTTGAGTTTAAAACAACAATAAAAGAAGTGAAATCTAAAGCAGTAATAGTAGGTTTTAGAACCCCATCCTACAGATTATCTCCTAAAGAAATATCAGCACTTGAAATACTTTCCTACATTTTAACAGATGGAAGAACCTCAAGAATGTACAAAGAACTTGTAGTAAACAAAAAACTAGCATCAAACGTAAGTGGCGGCACAATCTTAGGTAAATACCCATTCTTAACATACTTCTTCGCAACCGCAAATCCTAACACAAAACCAGATAACTTAAAAGATGAAATAATATCCATACTAAACTCTATTATCAATACTCCACCAACTCAAGATGAAATAAAAGTCGTAAAGAAAAAAATAAAAGCCGAGAGAATATACGAGTTTGAGAAAAATCATGGAATAGCAGGAACTATCGGATGGAGCGAAGTAATACTAGGAAACTACAAAGAAATCGACAACTTCATAAAAACAATAGAAGAAGTTAACCCTGACTTAATACTACAAACTTTCAAAAAATACTTCAGAGAAGATAACTTGATAATAGGTATCCTAGAAAACTAATAACCACTAACCCCAATAAATCTACCCACTTAACCACAAAATGTTTTCCTAAATCCAATTAAAAAACTATAAACAACGCGAATAATCTACTACTACTACTATTTAGAAAAACTATCAACACAAAATATCATAATACAATCTTCAAAAACCCAAATCCTCTCCAAAAATTATAGTAATACATTCTTGACAAAACCCTACTAAATAAGTATATTTTTAGAGTTTAAGGAGGTAATATGAAAGAAGTAAAAGGAATGATAACTTTTGAGGGAAA from Brevinematales bacterium harbors:
- a CDS encoding insulinase family protein codes for the protein MDLNLEEFYLDNGLKVVLVERNILPTVSIQIWYKVGAIDEVDGKSGVAHFLEHMAFKGTKNLKPGEFSKIIRALGGNDNAATSWDYTMYYVDIPSEHTIKVLKMMKEVMFDIVFDEKEFNSEKKVILEERRMRYEDNPFGQFFEDFIAKSFKKINYRRPIIGWEEDIKNLKLNDLVEFYNIYYSPKNAMLVVVGNIQKEELKRHIKEIFNESSKNLTQVEKKVENISEFNTGKVEFKTTIKEVKSKAVIVGFRTPSYRLSPKEISALEILSYILTDGRTSRMYKELVVNKKLASNVSGGTILGKYPFLTYFFATANPNTKPDNLKDEIISILNSIINTPPTQDEIKVVKKKIKAERIYEFEKNHGIAGTIGWSEVILGNYKEIDNFIKTIEEVNPDLILQTFKKYFREDNLIIGILEN